One window of Tepidanaerobacter acetatoxydans Re1 genomic DNA carries:
- the ytfJ gene encoding GerW family sporulation protein, whose amino-acid sequence MDEHPIQSLIKTSMESIKEMVDVNTIVGDAVETQDGSVIIPVSCVCFGFAAGGSEFDAKGSKENDKKDKPEFPFGGGSGAGVTVKPVAFLVVGKEQVRLLSISQNTTVERIIDVAPQIIDQVNSIFKKSKVDSTVES is encoded by the coding sequence ATGGATGAACATCCTATTCAGAGTTTAATAAAAACTTCAATGGAGAGTATTAAGGAAATGGTCGATGTAAATACAATAGTTGGGGATGCCGTTGAGACTCAAGACGGGAGCGTAATAATCCCGGTTTCATGTGTCTGCTTTGGCTTTGCAGCAGGAGGAAGCGAATTTGATGCAAAAGGTTCAAAAGAAAATGATAAGAAAGATAAGCCGGAGTTTCCTTTCGGTGGCGGTAGCGGTGCCGGGGTTACAGTAAAGCCGGTAGCTTTTTTAGTTGTTGGCAAAGAACAAGTAAGACTTCTGTCAATTAGCCAAAATACCACAGTAGAAAGAATAATAGATGTCGCACCTCAAATAATCGACCAAGTAAACAGTATATTTAAAAAAAGTAAAGTTGATTCTACCGTAGAAAGTTAA